The following coding sequences lie in one Desulfosalsimonas propionicica genomic window:
- a CDS encoding methylenetetrahydrofolate reductase C-terminal domain-containing protein produces MIVADKKPVEEIIEYVKDCKKILVLGCNECVTVCEAGGKKEVGVLAATLRMYFSNQGAEDVQVDERTLERQCDHEYLEEIRDIADQYDGIVSIACGVGIQFTAEKYHSIPVYPGVNTCFLGVTEQRGLWTERCQACGQCILAYTGGICPVARCAKRLFNGPCGGSSQGKCEINKELDCAWQLIIDRLKAIDRMDLYEKFFNIKDWSTDRAGGPRKVEREDVQI; encoded by the coding sequence ATGATTGTTGCAGATAAAAAGCCGGTCGAGGAAATCATTGAATATGTGAAGGATTGCAAAAAAATCCTGGTTCTCGGCTGCAATGAATGCGTCACGGTCTGCGAGGCAGGCGGTAAAAAGGAAGTGGGCGTACTGGCCGCCACCCTGCGCATGTACTTTTCCAACCAGGGAGCAGAAGATGTGCAGGTTGACGAGCGCACCCTGGAACGCCAGTGCGATCACGAATACCTGGAAGAAATCCGGGATATTGCGGATCAGTACGATGGCATTGTGTCCATTGCCTGCGGCGTGGGCATCCAGTTCACTGCCGAAAAGTACCACTCCATTCCCGTGTATCCGGGCGTTAACACCTGTTTTCTGGGTGTGACCGAGCAGCGCGGATTGTGGACAGAGCGGTGCCAGGCCTGCGGCCAGTGCATCCTGGCTTATACCGGCGGCATCTGTCCGGTGGCCCGATGTGCCAAGCGCCTGTTTAACGGCCCGTGCGGGGGATCTTCCCAAGGCAAATGCGAGATCAACAAGGAACTCGACTGTGCCTGGCAACTGATCATCGATCGCCTCAAGGCCATCGACCGCATGGATCTTTATGAAAAATTCTTCAATATTAAGGACTGGTCCACTGACCGGGCGGGCGGCCCCAGAAAAGTGGAGAGGGAGGATGTACAAATATGA
- a CDS encoding hydrogenase iron-sulfur subunit: MTQEFNPRIVAFCCNTUGYAAADLAGSMRLTYPTSFRIIRVPCAGKVDVQHLLRALEKGADGVCIIGCMEGECLYKTGNLRARKRVEQAQQILKAVGIDPQRALMYNLSSNDGPLFAKYAAEMDELIRKIGPSPMKKKTKTAA, translated from the coding sequence ATGACTCAGGAATTTAATCCCAGAATCGTTGCTTTCTGCTGCAACACATGAGGATACGCTGCAGCGGACCTGGCAGGTTCCATGCGACTGACGTATCCAACGAGTTTCCGCATTATCCGGGTGCCGTGCGCCGGCAAGGTGGATGTACAGCACCTGCTCCGGGCGCTTGAAAAAGGCGCTGACGGTGTTTGCATAATTGGATGTATGGAGGGGGAATGCCTTTATAAAACCGGCAACCTGCGCGCCAGAAAACGGGTGGAGCAGGCACAGCAAATCCTCAAAGCTGTGGGCATTGATCCGCAGCGGGCTCTTATGTATAACCTCTCATCCAACGACGGCCCTTTGTTTGCCAAGTATGCCGCAGAAATGGATGAACTAATCCGGAAGATAGGGCCCAGCCCAATGAAGAAAAAAACAAAAACAGCAGCCTGA
- a CDS encoding methylenetetrahydrofolate reductase — protein MSAKTPSKLEKVMAAGHLGVTSECGPPRGSDPEVIKHKAELLKDCVDAINVTDNQTSVVRTSSLATCIHLKLMGLEPILQMVTRDRNRIALQSDILGAASFDIANVLCLSGDHQSFGDNPQGQNVHDLDSMQLLWTVRKMRDEGTFLGGDEIKRPPKMFVGAAANPFADPFEIRVPRLAKKIEAGAEFIQTQCIYNLEKFEEWIRLAEDRGLTEKCYIMAGVTPFKSAGMAKYMKNRVPGMDVPDDVVKRMADTPKGSQAEEGINICVETIQRLKELKGVSGFHIMAIEWEEKVPEIVERAGLMPRPETD, from the coding sequence ATGAGCGCGAAGACTCCGAGCAAACTCGAAAAAGTCATGGCTGCCGGTCATTTGGGGGTCACCTCCGAGTGCGGTCCGCCCCGGGGCAGCGACCCCGAGGTCATCAAACACAAAGCCGAACTGCTCAAGGACTGTGTAGACGCCATCAACGTAACAGACAACCAGACCTCTGTTGTGCGCACAAGCAGCCTTGCCACCTGCATTCATTTAAAGCTCATGGGCCTGGAGCCGATTTTGCAGATGGTCACCCGGGACCGCAACCGCATTGCCCTGCAAAGCGATATTCTGGGAGCGGCTTCTTTTGACATCGCCAATGTACTGTGTTTGTCCGGCGATCATCAGAGTTTCGGCGACAATCCCCAGGGACAGAACGTCCATGATCTTGATTCCATGCAATTGCTGTGGACTGTCCGGAAAATGCGCGATGAAGGCACCTTCCTTGGCGGAGATGAGATCAAGCGGCCCCCGAAAATGTTTGTGGGCGCTGCGGCCAACCCCTTTGCCGATCCATTTGAAATCCGGGTTCCCCGGCTGGCCAAAAAAATCGAGGCCGGTGCCGAGTTTATCCAGACCCAGTGCATTTACAACCTGGAAAAGTTCGAGGAATGGATCCGCCTGGCAGAAGACCGGGGATTGACGGAAAAATGCTATATCATGGCCGGTGTCACCCCTTTTAAATCCGCGGGTATGGCCAAGTACATGAAAAACCGGGTGCCGGGAATGGATGTGCCCGATGACGTGGTCAAGCGCATGGCCGATACCCCCAAGGGCAGCCAGGCAGAAGAAGGCATCAACATCTGCGTGGAAACCATTCAGCGGCTAAAAGAGCTCAAAGGCGTGAGCGGCTTTCATATCATGGCCATTGAATGGGAGGAAAAAGTCCCTGAAATTGTTGAGCGCGCTGGATTGATGCCCCGCCCTGAAACAGACTGA